The Lactuca sativa cultivar Salinas chromosome 2, Lsat_Salinas_v11, whole genome shotgun sequence genome includes a window with the following:
- the LOC111899984 gene encoding cold-responsive protein kinase 1 isoform X3, giving the protein MDVKIAPTLICGNQLASETTIFNQIVGELLSDIRVATPRTSNFYVASTKRLPSGNTTIYAIAQCVESVTQPICEQCMNISYNNLNSCPPSKEGRTLDFGCFLRYSQTPFFQDNQTTNIIHFLSKGSSRKLGMIIGASVGVGIILLIIASSLRYKLRKKPKIDEGKHELEGVKAYKYTDLRLATHNFKEEYKIGKGGYGEVFKAVLDNKNVVAVKKLHDGYGKSKLEFNNEVKLISNIRHRNLMQLLGWSSDGPQVLLVLEYMPQGSLDRFLWGEKRGTLNWKQRFDIMVGIARGLVHLHEEFHVKIIHRDIKSNNILLDDNFQPKIADFGLARDQPEDQSHVSTLFAGTLGYTAPEYATHGQLSDKVDTYSFGIVALEIISGRRGTAVNLDPHGNNYLLEHAWELYESGMHIELVDKALDPNEYEEENMMNMIEIALLCTQSPANLRPIMSEVVLMLSSGGSFRRLQMTRPTVIHHHRRIHVDAKGLHQM; this is encoded by the exons ATGGATGTTAAGATAGCTCCAACCCTGATATGTGGCAATCAATTAGCATCTGAGACAACAATTTTTAACCAAATAGTAGGAGAGCTGTTATCAGATATTCGGGTTGCTACTCCAAGAACCTCAAATTTCTATGTAGCATCCACAAAGCGACTCCCAAGTGGCAATACAACAATATATGCAATTGCACAGTGTGTTGAAAGCGTGACTCAGCCCATTTGCGAACAATGCATGAATATATCATATAACAATCTCAACAGTTGTCCACCAAGTAAAGAAGGAAGGACGCTTGACTTTGGGTGCTTTCTGAGGTATTCTCAGACTCCATTTTTTCAAGATAACCAGACAACCAACATCATACATTTCCTAAGTAAAG GGAGTTCAAGAAAATTAGGTATGATAATCGGAGCAAGTGTTGGTGTAGGTATCATTTTGCTTATCATTGCTTCGTCTTTGCGGTATAAACTACGGAAGAAGCCAAAAATAGATGAAG GCAAGCATGAGTTGGAAGGGGTAAAAGCTTACAAATATACAGATTTGCGGTTGGCAACACATAACTTCAAGGAAGAATATAAAATAGGAAAAGGAGGATACGGTGAAGTATTCAAG GCTGTTCTAGACAATAAGAATGTAGTGGCAGTGAAGAAGCTCCATGATGGGTATGGTAAATCAAAATTGGAATTCAACAATGAAGTTAAGCTTATAAGCAACATACGTCACCGAAATCTTATGCAATTACTTGGATGGTCTAGTGATGGACCTCAAGTACTTCTTGTCCTAGAATACATGCCACAAGGCAGCCTTGACAGATTCTTATGGG GTGAAAAGAGAGGAACTCTGAATTGGAAACAACGCTTTGACATTATGGTTGGAATTGCTAGGGGTCTTGTGCATCTACACGAAGAATTTCATGTTAAAATCATTCATAGAGATATAAAGTCAAACAACATTCTCCTTGATGAtaattttcaaccaaaaattgcAGATTTCGGGTTGGCTAGGGATCAACCCGAGGATCAAAGTCATGTTAGCACCCTGTTTGCTGGGACACT AGGCTATACTGCACCAGAGTATGCAACCCACGGACAGTTATCAGACAAAGTTGACACATACAGCTTTGGCATTGTGGCCCTTGAAATCATCAGTGGTCGGAGGGGGACTGCTGTCAACTTAGATCCACATGGAAATAATTACCTCCTTGAACAT GCATGGGAGCTGTATGAGAGTGGGATGCATATTGAGCTGGTTGATAAGGCTTTAGATCCAAATGAGTATGAAGAAGAGAATATGATGAATATGATAGAGATTGCTTTATTGTGCACTCAGTCACCTGCTAATCTAAGACCAATCATGTCAGAAGTTGTTTTAATGTTGTCAAGTGGGGGATCATTTAGACGATTACAGATGACCAGGCCTACTGTCATTCATCATCATAGGAGGATTCATGTAGATGCTAAAGGATTACATCAGATGTAA